A region from the Enterobacter roggenkampii genome encodes:
- a CDS encoding putative acyl-CoA thioester hydrolase, with product MNISRISRLALALAFGVTLSACSSTPPDQRPSEQVAPGTASRPILSADEAKNFDRAHYFSSMDPNAAPWTPSSINLPKQPDFVVGPAGAQGVTHTSIQAAVDAAITKHSASRQYIAILPGEYEGTVYVPAAPGSITLYGLGEKAIDVKIGLAIDSEIDSNTWRHLVNPAGKYMPGKPAWYMFDNCQSKRSATVGVMCSAVFWSQNNGLQLQNLTIQNTLGDSVDAGNHQAVALRSDGDKVQINNVNILGRQNTFFVTNSGVQNTLQNNRLTRTLVTNSYVEGDVDLVSGRGAVVFDNTDFRVVNSRTQQEGYVFAPATPSNLFFGFLAVNSRFNAAGDGVAQLGRSLDVDAATNGQVVIRDSVINEGFNMAKPWADAAISKRPFSGNTGAVDDKGNVQRNLNDANFNRMWEYNNRGLGSKVVAEPKQ from the coding sequence TTGAACATTTCCAGGATTTCCCGTCTGGCGTTAGCGCTCGCCTTTGGCGTGACCTTATCCGCATGCAGTTCAACCCCACCGGATCAGCGCCCTTCTGAGCAGGTCGCGCCCGGTACCGCCTCCCGCCCGATTTTGTCCGCTGATGAAGCGAAGAACTTCGACCGTGCGCACTACTTCTCGTCGATGGATCCTAACGCTGCGCCGTGGACCCCGTCTTCGATTAACCTGCCGAAACAGCCTGACTTCGTGGTTGGCCCGGCAGGTGCGCAGGGCGTAACGCATACCTCTATTCAGGCTGCGGTTGATGCTGCCATCACGAAACACAGCGCGTCTCGCCAGTACATCGCGATCCTGCCAGGCGAATATGAAGGCACCGTGTATGTTCCGGCTGCACCGGGCAGCATTACGCTTTACGGTCTGGGCGAAAAAGCAATCGACGTAAAAATTGGCCTGGCGATCGATTCTGAAATCGACAGCAACACCTGGCGTCACCTGGTGAACCCGGCCGGTAAATATATGCCGGGCAAACCGGCGTGGTACATGTTTGATAACTGCCAGAGCAAGCGTTCCGCCACGGTTGGCGTGATGTGCTCAGCGGTGTTCTGGTCTCAGAATAACGGTCTGCAGCTGCAGAACCTGACCATCCAGAATACCCTGGGCGACAGCGTTGACGCCGGTAACCACCAGGCGGTCGCGCTGCGCAGCGATGGCGATAAGGTTCAGATTAACAACGTGAACATTCTGGGTCGTCAGAACACCTTCTTCGTGACCAACAGCGGCGTGCAGAACACCCTGCAGAATAACCGTCTGACCCGTACGCTGGTAACCAACAGCTACGTTGAAGGTGACGTGGATCTGGTGTCCGGCCGCGGCGCGGTGGTATTTGATAACACCGATTTCCGCGTGGTGAACTCACGTACCCAGCAGGAAGGTTACGTGTTTGCTCCGGCAACCCCGTCGAACCTCTTCTTCGGCTTCCTGGCCGTGAACAGCCGCTTTAACGCTGCCGGTGACGGCGTGGCGCAGCTGGGACGCTCCCTGGACGTGGACGCGGCGACCAACGGTCAGGTGGTGATCCGCGACAGCGTGATCAACGAAGGCTTCAACATGGCGAAGCCGTGGGCGGATGCGGCGATCTCTAAACGTCCGTTCTCCGGCAATACCGGTGCGGTGGACGATAAAGGGAACGTGCAGCGCAACCTGAACGACGCTAACTTCAACCGCATGTGGGAGTACAACAACCGCGGTCTGGGTAGCAAAGTGGTTGCTGAGCCGAAGCAGTAA
- the hutU gene encoding urocanate hydratase translates to MSSGKYRQQDVRAARGTTLTAKSWLTEAPLRMLMNNLDPEVAENPHELVVYGGIGRAARNWECYDAIVKALTELENDETLLVQSGKPVGVFKTHKNAPRVLIANSNLVPHWATWEHFNELDAKGLAMYGQMTAGSWIYIGSQGIVQGTYETFVEAGRQHYNGSLKGRWVLTAGLGGMGGAQPLAATLAGACSLNIECQQSRIDFRLRTRYVDEQAENLDDALARIKKYTSEGKAVSIALCGNAADILPELVARGVRPDLVTDQTSAHDPLHGYLPKGWSWEDYQQKAEIDPEGTVLAAKRAMAEHVSAMLAFSQMGIPTFDYGNNIRQMAKEMGVSNAFDFPGFVPAYIRPLFCRGIGPFRWVALSGDPEDIYKTDAKVKEIVADDEHLHHWLDMARERINFQGLPARICWVGLEWRQKLGLAFNEMVRSGEVSAPIVIGRDHLDSGSVASPNRETEAMRDGSDAVSDWPLLNALLNTASGATWVSLHHGGGVGMGFSQHSGMVIVCDGTDEAAARIARVLHNDPATGVMRHADAGYEIAIDCAKEQGLNLPMIPATQGKHE, encoded by the coding sequence ATGTCGTCAGGTAAATACCGCCAGCAGGACGTCCGCGCCGCGCGCGGCACCACCCTTACTGCCAAAAGCTGGCTCACCGAAGCCCCGCTGCGCATGTTGATGAACAACCTTGATCCTGAGGTGGCGGAAAACCCCCACGAGCTGGTGGTCTACGGCGGCATTGGCCGCGCCGCGCGCAACTGGGAATGCTATGACGCCATTGTTAAGGCACTGACCGAACTCGAAAACGACGAAACCCTGCTGGTGCAGTCCGGCAAGCCGGTTGGCGTGTTTAAAACCCACAAAAATGCCCCGCGCGTGCTGATCGCCAACTCTAACCTCGTGCCGCACTGGGCCACCTGGGAACACTTCAACGAACTCGACGCGAAAGGGCTGGCGATGTATGGCCAGATGACCGCCGGGAGCTGGATCTACATCGGCAGCCAGGGGATCGTGCAGGGCACCTACGAAACCTTCGTGGAGGCCGGTCGCCAGCACTACAACGGCTCGCTGAAAGGCCGCTGGGTATTGACCGCCGGTCTTGGCGGGATGGGCGGCGCGCAGCCGCTGGCCGCCACGCTGGCCGGCGCGTGCTCGCTGAACATTGAGTGCCAGCAGAGCCGCATTGATTTCCGTCTGCGCACCCGTTACGTCGACGAACAGGCCGAGAATCTCGATGACGCGCTGGCGCGCATCAAAAAATACACGTCCGAAGGCAAAGCGGTGTCGATTGCCCTGTGCGGCAACGCGGCGGACATTCTTCCTGAACTCGTTGCCCGCGGCGTGCGCCCGGATCTGGTCACCGACCAGACCAGCGCCCATGACCCGCTGCACGGCTACCTGCCAAAAGGCTGGTCGTGGGAAGACTATCAGCAAAAAGCGGAGATCGACCCGGAAGGCACGGTGCTTGCCGCGAAACGCGCCATGGCGGAACACGTCTCCGCGATGCTGGCCTTCAGCCAGATGGGCATTCCGACCTTTGACTACGGCAACAACATCCGCCAGATGGCGAAAGAGATGGGCGTGAGTAACGCCTTCGACTTCCCGGGCTTCGTCCCGGCCTATATCCGCCCGCTGTTCTGCCGCGGCATCGGACCGTTCCGCTGGGTTGCCCTGTCCGGTGACCCGGAGGATATATACAAAACCGACGCCAAAGTGAAGGAGATTGTCGCCGATGACGAACACCTGCACCACTGGCTGGACATGGCCCGCGAGCGCATTAACTTCCAGGGCCTGCCGGCGCGTATCTGCTGGGTAGGGCTGGAGTGGCGTCAAAAACTGGGCCTCGCCTTTAACGAAATGGTGCGCAGCGGTGAAGTTTCCGCGCCGATCGTCATCGGCCGAGACCACCTGGACTCCGGCTCCGTCGCCAGCCCGAACCGCGAAACCGAAGCCATGCGCGACGGCTCGGACGCGGTCTCCGACTGGCCATTGCTGAACGCCCTGCTCAACACCGCCAGCGGCGCGACCTGGGTGTCGCTGCACCACGGCGGCGGCGTGGGAATGGGCTTCTCCCAGCATTCCGGGATGGTCATCGTCTGCGACGGTACCGATGAAGCCGCCGCGCGTATCGCTCGCGTGCTCCACAACGACCCGGCCACCGGCGTGATGCGTCACGCGGATGCGGGTTACGAGATTGCCATTGACTGTGCCAAAGAGCAGGGCCTTAACCTGCCGATGATCCCTGCCACACAAGGAAAGCATGAATGA
- a CDS encoding pyridoxal phosphatase, with amino-acid sequence MTSRVIALDLDGTLLTPQKTLLPSSLEALKRAQEAGYQLLIVTGRHHVAIHPFYQALALDTPAICCNGTYLYDYQAKKVLASDPLPVPQALQLIDLLDEHAIHGLMYVDNAMVYERPTGHVVRTSNWALSLPEAQRPVFTQVSSLRQAAQDVEAIWKFALTDEDTTKLNTFAKHVEETLGLECEWSWHDQVDIARKGNSKGKRLTQYVESQGWSMQDAIAFGDNYNDISMLEAVGTGVAMGNADDAVKARANVVIGDNTTDSIAQYIYTHLL; translated from the coding sequence ATGACCTCGCGTGTGATTGCTCTGGATTTAGACGGTACCTTACTGACGCCGCAAAAAACCCTTCTCCCCTCTTCTCTGGAAGCGCTTAAACGCGCGCAGGAAGCGGGATATCAACTCCTTATCGTAACGGGTCGACATCACGTAGCCATTCACCCTTTTTATCAGGCACTGGCGTTAGATACACCTGCAATTTGTTGTAATGGCACTTATTTGTATGATTATCAGGCAAAAAAGGTTTTAGCCTCCGACCCGCTGCCGGTTCCCCAGGCGCTGCAACTGATTGATCTGCTGGATGAGCATGCCATTCACGGCCTGATGTATGTGGATAACGCAATGGTCTACGAGCGCCCTACCGGCCACGTGGTGCGCACCAGCAACTGGGCGTTGTCCCTGCCTGAAGCGCAGCGTCCGGTCTTTACCCAGGTATCCTCCCTGCGTCAGGCAGCCCAGGACGTTGAGGCTATCTGGAAATTCGCCCTGACGGATGAAGACACGACCAAACTGAATACCTTCGCGAAGCACGTCGAGGAAACGCTGGGGCTGGAGTGCGAATGGTCCTGGCACGATCAGGTAGATATTGCCCGCAAAGGCAACAGCAAAGGCAAGCGTCTGACGCAGTATGTGGAATCACAGGGCTGGTCAATGCAGGACGCGATCGCCTTCGGCGACAACTACAACGACATCAGCATGCTGGAAGCCGTCGGTACGGGCGTGGCGATGGGCAATGCCGACGACGCGGTAAAAGCGCGCGCTAACGTGGTGATTGGCGACAACACCACCGACAGCATCGCGCAGTATATTTATACCCACCTGCTGTAA
- the hutG gene encoding formimidoylglutamase, producing the protein MRLWRPVAETVWQGRDDSAEASNATRIFQTIRQQGAFTPLASGIALIGFECDAGVKRNQGRPGAAQAPDVLRKALANMASHLGHERLADMGSVYVEGGELEAAQQALSDAVTACQRSGMRTLVFGGGHETAWAHGRGVLDAFPNERVVIINLDAHLDLRKADRATSGTPFRQLAHYCDERGRAFQYACFGVSRAANTQALWDEAERLNVTLVEDLHFRRDALSALEKVLAQADRVYLTIDLDVLPASEMPAVSAPAALGIPALDLLPVIEQICRSGKLQAADLVEFNPQFDRDGQGAKLAARLAWQIAHWWA; encoded by the coding sequence ATGAGGTTATGGCGGCCCGTCGCCGAAACGGTCTGGCAGGGGCGCGACGACAGCGCCGAGGCCAGCAACGCAACGCGCATTTTCCAGACGATACGGCAGCAGGGGGCGTTCACGCCGCTGGCATCCGGCATTGCGCTGATAGGCTTTGAATGTGATGCAGGGGTAAAACGCAATCAGGGCAGGCCCGGTGCCGCGCAGGCGCCTGATGTGCTGCGCAAGGCGCTGGCAAATATGGCAAGCCATCTGGGGCACGAGCGGCTGGCGGATATGGGGTCGGTTTACGTTGAAGGTGGCGAGCTGGAAGCGGCACAGCAGGCGTTAAGCGATGCCGTGACAGCCTGCCAGCGCTCCGGGATGCGCACGCTGGTCTTTGGCGGCGGACACGAAACCGCGTGGGCGCACGGTCGCGGCGTGCTGGACGCCTTTCCGAACGAGCGGGTGGTCATTATCAACCTGGATGCCCATCTCGATCTGCGCAAGGCCGACCGGGCGACGTCCGGCACGCCGTTTCGCCAGCTGGCGCACTACTGCGATGAGCGCGGGCGGGCATTTCAGTACGCCTGCTTTGGCGTGAGCCGGGCGGCGAACACGCAGGCGCTGTGGGATGAGGCTGAACGCCTGAACGTCACGCTGGTGGAGGATCTCCATTTCAGGCGCGATGCGCTATCCGCGCTGGAAAAGGTGCTGGCCCAGGCCGATCGCGTCTACCTGACAATCGATCTGGACGTCCTGCCCGCCAGCGAAATGCCTGCCGTTTCCGCTCCGGCTGCGTTAGGCATACCGGCACTGGATCTCCTCCCCGTTATCGAACAAATCTGCCGTAGCGGTAAGCTACAGGCCGCCGATCTGGTAGAGTTTAACCCGCAGTTCGATCGGGACGGGCAGGGCGCAAAGCTTGCCGCCCGTCTGGCCTGGCAAATTGCTCACTGGTGGGCATAA
- a CDS encoding histidine utilization repressor, giving the protein MFSRSPLPPSSPPAPFYEKVKQAISEKIATGVWRPHDRIPSEADLVAQFGFSRMTVNRALRELTDEGLLVRLQGVGTFVAEPKGQSALFEIRSIADEIAARNHQHRCEVLVLEETQASAEQAVELNVKEGSRIFHSVMVHFENDIPVQIEDRCVNAERIPDYLNQDYTQTTPHAYLSLVAPLTEGEHIVEAVRATPQECERLRIKEHDPCLLIRRRTWSSSHIVSHARLLFPGNRYRLQGHFMS; this is encoded by the coding sequence ATGTTTTCACGCTCACCCCTGCCGCCGTCGAGCCCTCCCGCGCCTTTCTACGAAAAGGTGAAGCAGGCGATCAGCGAAAAAATCGCCACCGGCGTCTGGCGGCCGCACGACCGCATTCCCTCGGAGGCCGATCTGGTGGCGCAGTTTGGCTTTAGCCGGATGACCGTCAACCGGGCGCTGCGCGAGCTGACCGACGAAGGGCTTCTGGTGCGCCTGCAGGGCGTCGGGACGTTTGTGGCGGAGCCGAAAGGGCAGTCCGCCCTGTTTGAAATCCGCAGCATTGCGGACGAGATTGCCGCGCGTAATCATCAGCACCGCTGTGAGGTGCTGGTGCTCGAAGAGACCCAGGCCAGCGCCGAGCAGGCGGTAGAGCTGAACGTCAAAGAGGGCAGCCGCATCTTCCACTCCGTGATGGTCCATTTCGAAAACGACATTCCGGTGCAGATTGAGGATCGCTGCGTGAACGCTGAACGGATACCGGACTATCTGAACCAGGATTACACCCAGACCACGCCGCATGCCTATCTCTCGCTCGTCGCACCGCTGACGGAAGGGGAGCACATTGTGGAAGCCGTGCGCGCCACGCCGCAGGAGTGCGAACGGCTGCGCATTAAAGAGCACGACCCGTGCCTGCTGATCCGCCGTCGAACCTGGTCCTCATCGCACATCGTGTCACATGCCCGGCTGCTTTTCCCGGGGAACCGTTACCGGCTGCAGGGCCACTTTATGTCATAA
- the modA gene encoding molybdate ABC transporter substrate-binding protein, giving the protein MARSWVRLFAGATLTLSLTGHALADEGKITVFAAASLTNALQDIAAAYKKEKNVEVVSSFASSSTLARQIEAGAPADLFISADQKWMDYAVEKKAIDAATRETLLGNSLVVVAPKASAQADFTINKETHWISLLNGGRLAVGDPEHVPAGIYAKEALQKLGAWETLSPKLAPAEDVRGALALVERNEAPLGIVYGSDAVASKGVKVVATFPEDSHKKVEYPVAIVDGHKNATVTAFRDYLKGPEASAIFKRYGFTTH; this is encoded by the coding sequence ATGGCACGTTCATGGGTACGCCTTTTTGCAGGGGCAACGTTGACGCTTTCCCTTACCGGACACGCGCTGGCGGATGAGGGTAAAATCACGGTCTTTGCGGCGGCGTCGCTGACTAACGCGCTGCAGGATATCGCGGCGGCGTATAAAAAAGAGAAAAACGTCGAGGTGGTCTCCTCGTTTGCCTCTTCCTCGACGCTGGCGCGCCAGATAGAAGCGGGCGCGCCGGCGGATCTGTTCATCTCGGCTGACCAGAAGTGGATGGATTACGCGGTGGAGAAGAAAGCGATTGATGCGGCAACCCGCGAAACGCTGCTGGGGAATAGCCTGGTTGTCGTGGCGCCAAAAGCCAGCGCCCAGGCTGACTTCACCATCAACAAAGAGACCCACTGGATAAGCCTGCTGAACGGCGGGCGTCTGGCGGTGGGCGATCCGGAGCACGTTCCGGCCGGGATCTACGCCAAAGAAGCGCTGCAAAAATTGGGCGCATGGGAGACATTGTCACCGAAGCTGGCCCCGGCGGAAGATGTCCGCGGCGCGCTGGCGCTGGTGGAACGCAACGAAGCCCCGCTGGGCATTGTGTATGGCTCTGATGCCGTTGCCAGTAAGGGTGTGAAAGTGGTGGCAACGTTCCCGGAAGACTCCCACAAGAAAGTGGAATATCCTGTTGCGATTGTTGATGGACATAAAAATGCGACCGTGACGGCCTTCCGCGATTATCTGAAGGGGCCGGAGGCGTCCGCGATCTTTAAACGTTACGGATTTACGACTCACTGA
- the hutI gene encoding imidazolonepropionase, which yields MQQIHPDDVIWRNARLATMAPDVRAPYGLKDQHALVIRGQTILAVIPESDIPAGHTHCVDLQGRLVTPGLIDCHTHLVFGGDRAAEWEQRLNGVSYQTISAQGGGINATVTATRSSSPETLLNLAQQRLQRLINEGVTTVEIKSGYGLNAEAEEKMLQVARQLSLNNPIDISPTLLAAHAVPPEYRQDPDAYLTLVCEQILPTLWQKELFEAVDVFCENVGFTPSQTERLFKAATALGIPVKGHVEQLSNQGGAALVSRYKGRSADHIEYLDDAGVQAMAQSGTVAVLLPGAFYFLQERQRPPVEQLRKHGVPMAVATDYNPGTSPFASLHLAMNMACVQFGLTPEEAWAGVTRHAAQALGRGETHGQLRAGFVADFIVWDAHHPVEMVYEPGRNPLYQRIFRGEAV from the coding sequence ATGCAGCAGATTCATCCTGACGATGTGATATGGCGAAATGCGCGACTGGCTACGATGGCGCCGGACGTCCGTGCGCCCTATGGACTGAAAGATCAACACGCCCTGGTTATACGGGGTCAAACTATCCTGGCCGTGATCCCTGAATCTGACATTCCGGCCGGACACACTCACTGTGTCGATCTTCAGGGTCGTCTGGTCACCCCGGGCCTGATTGACTGCCATACCCACCTGGTGTTTGGCGGCGATCGCGCGGCGGAGTGGGAGCAGCGTCTGAACGGTGTCTCTTATCAAACCATCAGCGCCCAGGGGGGCGGGATTAACGCGACCGTGACGGCGACGCGCAGCAGTTCACCCGAAACCCTGCTTAATCTGGCACAGCAGCGGCTTCAGCGTCTGATAAATGAAGGCGTCACCACGGTTGAAATCAAATCGGGATACGGCCTCAACGCCGAGGCCGAAGAGAAAATGCTGCAGGTCGCACGCCAGCTGAGCCTCAATAATCCGATCGATATCAGCCCAACGCTGCTGGCGGCCCATGCCGTTCCGCCGGAATACCGACAGGATCCGGATGCCTACCTCACGCTGGTCTGCGAGCAAATATTGCCCACGCTGTGGCAAAAAGAGTTGTTTGAAGCTGTCGACGTGTTCTGTGAAAACGTCGGCTTTACCCCGTCGCAAACCGAGCGCCTCTTCAAGGCGGCGACCGCGCTCGGTATTCCGGTGAAAGGGCACGTCGAGCAGCTGTCGAATCAGGGCGGTGCGGCATTGGTCAGCCGGTATAAAGGACGCTCAGCCGATCATATCGAATATCTTGACGACGCAGGCGTTCAGGCGATGGCGCAAAGCGGCACGGTGGCGGTTCTGCTGCCCGGCGCGTTCTATTTTCTGCAGGAGCGCCAGCGTCCGCCGGTGGAACAGCTCAGAAAACACGGCGTGCCAATGGCGGTCGCCACCGACTATAACCCCGGTACCAGCCCGTTTGCCAGCCTGCACCTGGCGATGAACATGGCCTGCGTCCAGTTTGGCCTGACGCCCGAGGAAGCCTGGGCTGGCGTCACGCGCCATGCCGCGCAGGCGCTGGGCCGCGGGGAAACCCACGGACAGCTGCGGGCCGGGTTTGTCGCTGATTTTATCGTCTGGGATGCTCACCATCCGGTAGAGATGGTCTACGAGCCGGGACGCAATCCGCTGTATCAACGTATTTTCCGTGGGGAGGCAGTATGA
- the modC gene encoding molybdenum ABC transporter ATP-binding protein ModC, whose translation MLELNFTQTLGNHTLTLNETLPASGITAIFGVSGAGKTSLINAISGLTRPQSGRIVLNNRVLNDVENKVYLTPDKRRIGYVFQDARLFPHYSVRGNLRYGMAKSMAGQFDKLVTLLGIEPLLDRLPSSLSGGEKQRVAIGRALLTAPELLLLDEPLASLDIPRKRELLPYLQRLTREINIPMLYVSHSLDEILHLADKVLVLEEGSVKAFGNLEEVWGSSVMHPWLPREQQSSILKVSVLEHHPHYAMTALALGDQHLWVNKIDKPLQSALRIRIQASDVSLVLQPPLQTSIRNILRAKVAECFDDNGQVEVKLEVGSRTLWARISPWARDELGIKPGLWLYAQIKSVSITA comes from the coding sequence ATGCTGGAACTGAATTTCACCCAGACGCTGGGAAACCATACCCTGACGCTTAACGAGACGCTGCCTGCAAGCGGTATCACTGCCATCTTCGGCGTCTCGGGGGCGGGAAAAACGTCGCTGATAAATGCCATCAGCGGCCTGACGCGCCCGCAGTCAGGACGGATTGTATTGAATAACCGCGTCTTAAACGACGTGGAGAACAAGGTTTATCTCACGCCGGATAAACGCCGCATCGGCTATGTTTTCCAGGACGCGCGCTTATTCCCGCACTACAGCGTGCGCGGCAACCTGCGTTACGGCATGGCAAAAAGCATGGCCGGACAGTTTGATAAGCTGGTGACGCTTTTAGGCATTGAGCCACTGCTCGACAGACTGCCCTCGTCGCTTTCCGGCGGAGAAAAACAGCGCGTAGCCATTGGCCGCGCGTTGCTGACCGCGCCCGAACTGCTGCTGCTCGACGAACCGCTGGCCTCGCTGGATATTCCGCGCAAACGTGAGCTCCTGCCCTACCTGCAGCGCCTGACGCGAGAAATTAATATTCCGATGCTCTACGTCAGCCATTCGCTGGATGAGATCCTCCATCTGGCCGACAAAGTGCTGGTGCTGGAAGAGGGCAGCGTCAAGGCCTTCGGCAACCTGGAAGAGGTCTGGGGCAGCAGCGTCATGCACCCGTGGCTGCCCCGGGAACAGCAGAGCAGCATCCTGAAGGTGAGCGTGCTGGAACACCATCCGCACTACGCGATGACGGCGCTGGCGCTGGGCGATCAGCACCTGTGGGTCAATAAGATCGACAAGCCGTTGCAGTCCGCGCTGCGTATTCGTATTCAGGCATCAGACGTCTCGCTGGTGCTGCAGCCGCCGCTGCAAACCAGTATTCGAAATATTCTGCGCGCCAAAGTCGCGGAGTGTTTTGATGATAACGGCCAGGTGGAAGTGAAGCTCGAGGTGGGAAGCCGGACGCTCTGGGCGCGCATCAGCCCGTGGGCCAGGGATGAGTTAGGGATCAAACCCGGCCTGTGGCTTTACGCGCAAATTAAGAGCGTCTCGATCACCGCCTGA
- the modB gene encoding molybdate ABC transporter permease subunit → MILTDPEWQAVLLSLKVSSLAVALSLPFGMFFAWLLVRCRFPGKALLDSVLHLPLVLPPVVVGYLLLISMGRRGFIGEKLYDWFGLTFAFSWRGAVLAAAVMSFPLMVRAIRLALEGVDMKLEQAARTLGAGRWRVFFTITLPLTLPGIIVGTVLAFARSLGEFGATITFVSNIPGETRTIPSAMYTLIQTPGGEAAAARLCIISIVLALVSLLVSEWLARLSRERMGK, encoded by the coding sequence ATGATATTGACCGATCCTGAATGGCAGGCTGTTCTGCTGAGCCTTAAAGTCTCTTCCCTGGCGGTTGCGCTGAGTTTGCCCTTTGGGATGTTCTTTGCCTGGCTACTGGTTCGCTGTCGGTTTCCCGGCAAAGCGCTGCTCGACAGCGTGCTTCATCTTCCGCTCGTGTTGCCGCCCGTGGTGGTCGGTTATCTGCTGTTAATTTCTATGGGGCGACGCGGTTTTATTGGCGAAAAACTTTACGACTGGTTTGGACTGACCTTTGCGTTTAGCTGGCGCGGTGCGGTGCTGGCGGCGGCGGTAATGTCATTCCCGCTGATGGTGAGGGCGATCCGCCTCGCGCTGGAAGGCGTGGACATGAAGCTTGAACAGGCGGCCCGTACGCTGGGTGCCGGGCGCTGGCGCGTCTTTTTCACCATCACGCTTCCCCTGACGTTACCCGGCATTATTGTCGGGACGGTACTGGCCTTCGCCCGCTCGCTGGGCGAGTTTGGCGCGACCATCACCTTCGTCTCGAACATCCCAGGCGAGACGCGAACGATTCCGTCGGCCATGTATACCCTGATTCAAACGCCGGGCGGAGAGGCCGCGGCGGCGCGGCTGTGTATCATTTCAATCGTATTAGCCCTGGTATCGCTGCTGGTGTCGGAATGGCTGGCGCGGCTGAGCCGCGAGCGGATGGGGAAATAA
- the pgl gene encoding 6-phosphogluconolactonase — MKQTVYTASPESQQIHVWRLNTEGTLTLVQVVDVPGQVQPMVISPDKRFLYVGVRPEFRVLAYRISPDDGALTYTAEAPLPGSPTHISTDRKGNFVFSGSYNAGCVSVTRLEDGIPVETVDVVEGLEGCHSANISPDNRTLWVPALKQDRICLFTLSDDGHLVAQNPAEVTTVEGAGPRHMVFHPNQQYAYVVNELNSSVDVWELKDPNGQIECVQTLDMMPSDFSDTRWAADIHITPNGRHLYACDRTSSLITVFSVSEDGSVLAIEGFQPTETQPRGFNIDHSGKYLIAAGQKSHHIALYEIKGEQGLLEEKGRYAVGQGPMWVVVNAH; from the coding sequence ATGAAACAAACCGTTTATACCGCCAGTCCTGAAAGCCAGCAGATCCACGTCTGGCGCTTAAATACCGAAGGGACACTCACGCTGGTTCAGGTTGTTGATGTGCCAGGCCAGGTACAGCCGATGGTCATCAGCCCGGATAAACGTTTCTTGTACGTGGGTGTGCGCCCGGAGTTTCGCGTGCTGGCCTATCGCATCTCTCCGGACGACGGCGCGCTGACGTACACTGCCGAAGCGCCGCTGCCGGGCAGTCCAACCCATATCTCAACCGATCGTAAAGGCAACTTTGTCTTCAGCGGCTCGTATAATGCGGGCTGCGTCAGCGTAACGCGTCTGGAAGATGGCATTCCGGTCGAAACCGTGGATGTGGTGGAAGGGCTGGAAGGCTGCCACTCGGCGAATATCTCTCCGGATAACCGCACGCTGTGGGTGCCTGCCCTGAAGCAGGATCGTATCTGCCTGTTCACCCTGAGCGACGATGGTCACCTGGTGGCGCAGAATCCAGCTGAAGTCACGACGGTCGAAGGTGCAGGCCCGCGTCATATGGTCTTCCATCCGAACCAGCAGTACGCCTACGTAGTCAACGAACTGAACAGCTCCGTGGACGTATGGGAGCTGAAAGATCCAAACGGTCAGATTGAGTGCGTGCAGACGCTGGATATGATGCCGTCTGATTTCTCCGACACCCGCTGGGCGGCGGATATTCACATTACGCCAAATGGCCGTCATCTGTACGCCTGTGACCGCACCTCCAGCCTGATCACCGTGTTTAGCGTTTCCGAAGACGGCAGCGTGCTGGCGATTGAAGGCTTCCAGCCGACGGAAACCCAGCCGCGCGGCTTTAATATCGATCACAGCGGCAAATACCTGATTGCGGCGGGGCAGAAATCCCACCACATCGCGCTGTATGAAATTAAAGGCGAGCAGGGGCTGCTGGAAGAGAAAGGGCGCTACGCCGTAGGCCAGGGGCCGATGTGGGTGGTGGTTAACGCTCACTAA